The sequence GTTAGCAAACTCAAGTGTAATTTCCCAATCGGAAACACTGCTGCTGTCGTTGTTAGTAACGTCTACATTCAACTGGTAGCCTGAGCCCCAGCTGTTTACGTAAGAAACTTCACAGTCAACGGCGTTGGCACTAGCGGCCAAAGTCGTTAACGCTATACCGGCTACGCTGGCTTTGAGCCAGTGGCCGATGCCCCCATTAAAAGTATCCATTCTCGAGCGAGATGGACGATTTTTCAGAATATTCATTTTTATTGTCCTCTGATTTTTATTAGTGCCTACATAGGAAAGGCGTGTTTTACAGCTGTTACAACAAGTTGCTGCCGCTGAAAAAGTGATCAAACATGATTCAAACGGCGCGCACATCCCTGTGCGCAAGGGGCTATAAGCCCCCAAAAAAATCCTTAGTTAATAATGTTATTGCCACATGCATCTCGAGAAATACAGGTTTGGTTGTTTTCATTGCCCCAACCAGATGTTGTATTTGCACAAATGCTTACCTGCCATCCGTACCAGTTACACATGCTGCCTGTAGGCTCTGACGTTGGCGCAGGAGTGGCGGTAGGTGCCGGAGTTGCAGTAGGTGCTGGTGTAGGTGTAGCCGTTGGTGCGGGAGTTGGCGTTGCTGTTGGCACAGGTGTTGGCGTTGCCGTTGGTGCGGGCGTAGCCGTAGGTGCGGGCGTAGCGGTAGGAGCTGGAGTAGGTGTCGCTGTTGGAGCAGGTGTTGCCGTTGGCGTGGTGCCACAATCAGAGACTACACCACCGTTCCCACCGTTTTGGCTTTCACAGGTAGTACGTCCAATACAGCTCTGGCTATCTTCCCAGCCCCAACCGCTTTCCTGGTTGTTACAGACGGGGTAAAGGCTTTCGCTATACCACTGGCATTGCTCATCACAGTTGCCTGTGGAGCTGCTGCTAGAGCTAGAGCTAGATGAGCTGCTGCTAGAGCTAGAAGAGCTAGAGGAACTGCTAGAAGAGCTAGACGAACTGCTAGAAGAGCTAGACGAACTGGAAACGTTACCAATGGTTGTTCCCCAGTTGGCAATAAGATCTTTAACGAAGCGACCTGAATCGGTTAAATCTGAATTGCTCCAGTTGCTTACCGGTGCGCCAGTTTGAACTAAAGAAGAACCTTCGGCTTTATCGCTCACAGTCCAGTTGAGGTGCGAGATGTTGTTTTGCTTCAGGAAGTTCATCCAAGTGTTGGTTTCATTTGCAGCTACAGCGCCGTCGCCGTCAGCATTAACCGTGCCCCACTCAGTAACAAGCAATGGGATACCGTTGTTTAGCGCGGTTTGCGCCTTGTTTCGGTAGCTCTCGCCATGCGTACCTGCGTAAAAGTGCAAAGTGTAGGCTACATTAGGATCGTTAATGGGATCATTTGATGCTGCATCAACATCTTGAGACCAGTTAGGGGTTCCCACAACAATTAGGTTGTCTGGGTCGATTGCGCGAATGGCAGAGATTACGGCTTCAGCGTAAGGCTTGATAGTACCACTCCAAGAAACACTTAACGGCTCATTGTAAATCTCATAGATTACGTGGTTATTGTTACCATAAAGAGAGGCCATTTCAGTAAAGAAGCTAATGGCTTCAGATTGAAGGTTCTCAGCGTGATGACTATGGAAATCGATTAGTACGTAAATGTCGTTCGCAATCGCGGCGTCGACAACAGTGCGTACACGTTGCACATTACCTTCTGGGTCTTCGATGTAGCTTCCGTCTTCATCTGCGCCCATAGCGGCTCGAACCATAGTCGCTTTAAAATCATCTTTTAACCATTTAACAGTATCGGCATTGTAGAAACGTTCTTGTCCCCACCCTGTGTTACTCCAGAAAAAACTGTTTCCTGCGAAGCTTTTCGCTACGCCACCGCTGAGAATTTGATTCCCGCTCACAGTTAAAGGTGGAACATCGGCGATTGCAGTTGTGGTTGAGAATACCGCAGCGGCAGCTGTGGCAAGCAAGCTTTTCATTTTCGTGCTCATCATAGTGAGAGTCCCATTACTTATTAAAGTTATTTTGATTGGGTTAGAGCGCCATTTGCTTTTAAACACAGAGGCTTAAAAGTCGAAGCAGCACGCATTTTATGGGATGTGAAATTTGATTAAAAGGCTTGAAATTTATGGAATTAGTTTTCCAATTTTATTTGGGAGGCCCATTTTTTTAACGAGTATTAATATGATTTTATATTGGCGGTTTTACCGGTAATGCGGCTACAAAGACGTTTTCTTCTTATAAAAGCGTTAGAAAAAATGAGCGAATTTATTAGTGAATAATGTGATGAGGTACCAGCAAAGTACTAAAGCGTAAAAATAACAGACAGAATTGAGAATAAAGTCTGGAGACTATTGCCCAGCCTTAATATTAAATGGTTGGTTTTGTTGAGTTGGGAGGGCTGTTGTAGTACTTGTTTGTCATGCCTTCGATGGCTTTAGTTTTAGAGGTCGCTTACTCCAATACAACCGTATTTGAGGGTCTTAAAGTTGTCGTTTGCGTAATGTTTAACTTAATTTGCAGAAATAAGAACTAATCTGCCTTAGTTCAATAGGGCATATTGACCCTGACGCCATTTATTCTTAGGCATAAAAAAACTAAAAATAAATTGTCCATGTCGTCACTCTAAAAATTTTAGTAGAACCTTTTAATGTGTTTTGTTTTACTGTTGGTGGGTCAATGGTATGGGTTTCGTTGTGTTAATGTGTTTTTTACGTCAAAGCATGAATGTTGAAACTTAACTTTGGCATTAATTTTATCGAGGATTTTTGTGCCATTTGGTGTTGGAGAGCCGACAAAAATACAGGTAACCCGTTGTGCGATTTACGGAGAAAAGGTCGTGTAAACGACGCGCGTTTTACACGACCTTTTAACGCTATGTTAGGGCGCGGAACAGGACGGTGAATTGATATTTCCGTTTGAGCTTCCCTGAAAACCGAAGCTTGCTGAACTACCTGCGCCTAAACCACCGTTCCAGCTTATGTTGGAGGCCGTGACGATATTGCCGCTGGTCGCTAAATCGGCATTCCAGCTATTGGTAACTTGCGGAGATGTACCAAAGTCCAACTCGATCGTCCAGTTGGCAATGCTTGAAGTACCGTTGTTGGTAACGGATACATTCATTTGGTAGCCAGAGCTCCACTGATTTAAGTAGGTGACTTCACAGGTAACACCATCATTGCTAGCGCTGCTTGAAGAGCTAGAGGATGAACTAGAAGAAGAGCTTGAGGAAGAGCTACTAGAGGAACTAGAGGAGCTAGAGGAACTAGAGGAACTAGAGGAGCTAGAGGAAGAGCTGCTAGACGAGCTAGCTGGGCAATCGGAAACGACGCCACCTTCTGTTCCACCTTGACCTTCACAGGTCGTGCGCCCAATACAGCTTCCACCGTTTTCCCACCCCCATCCACTGTCTTGATTGTTACACAGAGGCCAAGACCCGTCGCCGTACCATTGACAGGCCTCATCACAATTCGCGTTGCTTGATGAGCTGCTACTGGCGCTAGAAGTACTCGAGCTGCTAGATGAACTAGAGCTACTACTAGACGAGCTGCTAGAACTACTGGATGAACTGCTCGAACTGCCAATATCTATCGTTGTTCCCCAGTTAGCCACAATGTTTTTAACTAAACGGCCTGCTGCGGTTAGGTCTGAATCATTCCAATTGCTCACAGCCGAGCCGGTTTGCACAATTGAAGAGCCTTCGGCCTTGTCGCTCACGGCCCAGTTCAAGTGGGAAATATTGTTTTGACGTAAAAAACTCATCCAATCGTTGGTGTTGCTTTCGTTGGGTGAGC is a genomic window of Teredinibacter purpureus containing:
- a CDS encoding cellulase family glycosylhydrolase, translating into MMSTKMKSLLATAAAAVFSTTTAIADVPPLTVSGNQILSGGVAKSFAGNSFFWSNTGWGQERFYNADTVKWLKDDFKATMVRAAMGADEDGSYIEDPEGNVQRVRTVVDAAIANDIYVLIDFHSHHAENLQSEAISFFTEMASLYGNNNHVIYEIYNEPLSVSWSGTIKPYAEAVISAIRAIDPDNLIVVGTPNWSQDVDAASNDPINDPNVAYTLHFYAGTHGESYRNKAQTALNNGIPLLVTEWGTVNADGDGAVAANETNTWMNFLKQNNISHLNWTVSDKAEGSSLVQTGAPVSNWSNSDLTDSGRFVKDLIANWGTTIGNVSSSSSSSSSSSSSSSSSSSSSSSSSSSSSSSSSSSSTGNCDEQCQWYSESLYPVCNNQESGWGWEDSQSCIGRTTCESQNGGNGGVVSDCGTTPTATPAPTATPTPAPTATPAPTATPAPTATPTPVPTATPTPAPTATPTPAPTATPAPTATPAPTSEPTGSMCNWYGWQVSICANTTSGWGNENNQTCISRDACGNNIIN
- a CDS encoding cellulase family glycosylhydrolase, which encodes MKIKNLLNLMTTAALVATLSAPAALADVPPLTVSGNQILSGGQAKSFAGNSFFWSNTEWGQERFYNADTVRWLKNDWNATIVRAALGADGEGSYSEDPSGNLSRIRTVVEAAIAEDIYVLIDFHSHHAEDLQQQSIEFFREMAQSYGQNNHVIYEIYNEPLQVSWSGTVKPYAEAVIAEIRAIDPDNLIVVGTPSWSQDVDAASNDPITSYSNIAYALHFYAGTHGASYRSKAQTALNNGIALFVTEWGAVNADGDGSPNESNTNDWMSFLRQNNISHLNWAVSDKAEGSSIVQTGSAVSNWNDSDLTAAGRLVKNIVANWGTTIDIGSSSSSSSSSSSSSSSSSSSSSSSSTSSASSSSSSNANCDEACQWYGDGSWPLCNNQDSGWGWENGGSCIGRTTCEGQGGTEGGVVSDCPASSSSSSSSSSSSSSSSSSSSSSSSSSSSSSSSSSSSSSSSSASNDGVTCEVTYLNQWSSGYQMNVSVTNNGTSSIANWTIELDFGTSPQVTNSWNADLATSGNIVTASNISWNGGLGAGSSASFGFQGSSNGNINSPSCSAP